CGCCGCGCGCTGACCTTTCTGGTGCGCCGAAAGCTCCTCTCCGCCGCGCAGCTTGAGGACGCCCAGCAGATCGTGCGCGACATCGAGTCGCTCGACGGTCACACGGCCTTTCTCTTCGACAAGATAAACTTCCTCATGGACGCCATCGTCGGCTTCGTCAACGTGAACCAGAACCGGGTGATCTACCGTCTGACCGTGCTCAGCGTCATATTCATGCCGCTGAACGTGATCGCCGGGATCTTCGGGATGTCCGAGTTCACCATGATGACCGGCAACATCCCGTGGGCGCTCTCCTACGCCATTTTCACCGTCGGCATGGTGCTGGTCGCGTGGCTTACCTACTTCATCCTGAGAAGGTACGAGAAACGCACCGCGCGCAAGAAAAGCGGGACCTCGACTCTGTAGGGACTTCGCCTCCGGCGCTGGCGCACTGATGGCACTCCCGCATCATCAACCGACTCCATCTGATGGCGCGTACGAGATAAGCGTTACTCCAGGACCTCCTGATGCTATAATTTTCTTGGTGGTACGCCACCTTGGAGGAGGAAACCATGGCTACAAAGTGCGATCCCATTCGCTCGCAGCTGTACGCTTTGCAAGAAGAGTTGAAGAAAACTCCGATGTTTCTGAACGAGGCAACTGAGGGGTCCAAGCCTGAACTGAACCCGGCATGGGTCAATCTCGACAGTCACCTCACCCGTACGCGGATGTCCTTGCAGGTTTGCGAAGAAAGGGAGTGACGAGCTTTAGTTCCCCGGCCGGATTAGCCTTTGCGACTCGTTGACAGAAAAAGCCCCACCCGAACAGGTGGGGCTTTTTCTTTGTACCGCGGGAAGATCGCCGCAAGCGACTAGTCGTGGTAGCCGCTGCCGATCGCTGTAAATGGGAGGGAAAGCCGAAGTTGCGGCACCTGGCGCGCAATCCAGGCAGTGAAGGTATTGCTGTTCGGTCCGGGAAAGGCGTTATACCTCTGCGCCCACGGGTATGACCGCGCCGCCTTGTCGACGGCGTTAATCAACTCGTCAACCCCGGCACCGCGATGCTGGCTCAAAAGCCTCGGACGCTCGCCGAACCAGTAGCGGTCCGGCACGTCCTTCTCGATGCGGACAATAGGGAGGCCACTGTACTTGCGCCACCCAATCAGCTCGTAGACGGTATAGGACGATTCCCCGGTGTGCTTGGCAGCGACCCAGGTATGGATGGCAAACCA
The DNA window shown above is from Geomonas sp. RF6 and carries:
- a CDS encoding DUF3750 domain-containing protein, whose amino-acid sequence is MYGAPTWGWRGWFAIHTWVAAKHTGESSYTVYELIGWRKYSGLPIVRIEKDVPDRYWFGERPRLLSQHRGAGVDELINAVDKAARSYPWAQRYNAFPGPNSNTFTAWIARQVPQLRLSLPFTAIGSGYHD